In the genome of Populus trichocarpa isolate Nisqually-1 chromosome 10, P.trichocarpa_v4.1, whole genome shotgun sequence, the window gaacttgtcttttttttttttttttactcttgtttattttatttgtttagctAACTCTGTAATAGTTTTCCCCTCTGTTGGTGAATGGATGACACTATCAGATAAGCTTTTGCAGAATTATGCTTTATGGCTTTGCCAGGAAGAAATAAATCTATGCAAAcgaaatttaaaaatgaatttcttttaGACAATTCACTTTGAGGTTAGCCATGCAATCTTGGTTCATTTATTCAGTGCCAAAATGGCAATGTCGTCTCTTGTCTGAAAGTAGTTCGGTCACATTTCTCTGAAGTGCCAAACATAGATCAGTTATCCTGGCAAAGCATTTATCTGCATTTTACCATCTTCTAGTACACAATGGACAGATTGTTTAACCTTCTATTCTGCGCTTCTGGTGGACCAGGTTGCAATGGAAACTAGCACTACAGGAAATCCTTATCAGAAGCCTATCAAATCATTCAGGCCACCTTTAATCCCAACAGAAGATGAACAGGAGAAGCATGAGGAAGGCTTATTCGGATCCCTTGGCAAGCTTTTCATCAACACTTGGGCATCTATTGCAGAAATTTTGGGAGGCATAGTTCCCAGTTTCAGAAAGAAGCCACCAAGCTATCAGTATCAAAACTACCAGCAGCAATCAACTTCTTGGCCTGTGCAAGACAGCTTTGTGATACCAGATGAAGACGAGCCGCCTTCGACTGAAACCAGAACCCCAACGCCTAGGAAAACCTATCCATTCATGTCAAAGGATACAGAAAAGATGCATCAATGGCGGCAAAGTCGTTCTATCTATAGTGGGTGGGATGGAGAttttcagcagcagcagcagcagaaacaGCAGTATCATCATCGGTATCAATCCTCTACCCCACATACTTACTATGAGCAAAGCTACGAGAAAACCAATGAGATTGTGTTTGGGGCAGTTCAAGAGCAGGATGTGAAGCATGGAACTACGGTGATATTGCCTGTAAATTATGGAGATCCGATACACAACCGCCACAACATCCGCTCTCGAACCAATTCTCTGCATTAAACAAATGGGTATTGAATATGTGACAATATGCAGAGATTTTGGAGGCTTCGGGATATACTCGATGTCAGGATTTATTCTTAGAGAATGGAGGTTTTTTGGGAGCCGCTTACTGCTTTTTAGGGTTCACTCGGTctggtaaaaataatatagttgcaTTACATGGTGCTTTGATAAAAATTGGTCTTAAGAAGTTATGAAGATGCCTTGTTCTCTGATTCTATGTGTATCGAATGCGTGGTTGACAATGATTTGGTGAAGGCCCTTTGGACAGAAATTAATGAGCCAACCTGTTGTTCCATAACAAGAAGGTACAGTTTGATGTCTGATCCTTTTGGGATGAAAATGACTCTCTCACTTTAATTTCTCGTTTTTGACCTTATAacctttgttttaatttttgctaGCCAATTAGAGTCCAAATTCCCCAACTTCATGTTCATGGGCAAGCATCACCTGCTCTCTTGCTAAAgtagacgaagaagaagaaacaaggaTTTTGATATTTCTTAACTATATTCTTCGATAATTCTCCAACTTCATGTTCATGGCAAGCATCGTGAAGATATTGATAATCTGCTCTCAAACTTTTATGCTTCGATTGTCAAgtgttcttaattaattaactagggtattaaattttttatttcggtAACCATCTGTGTACACGCACAGTCCTCCAGCTTGGTCAATTAACACTGTTGATCAACCTCATGGTAAGTTTATAAGGAGATGAACCGACGGTCTAAAATCTCTCAAAATTAAGTGGTCAGTTAAAGCCACTAACATTCAGAGGGATCATTACCACggaaaatgactaaattaagaAAGTAGAGGAAGAAATGTGAGCGGCCTGGAACTGGAAGTCACCGTGTAGAATATCGAGGACGTGCCCCCCTCCGCAGTCTTCAACAATTATACCCTCTCCTCCAAGAACATTCTGTGGCTCTCTGTAAAATGAGACAACCACAGAAGAACTTACGTGAAGTATGACCGATTGACTACGCAACGTTGACAACTCCACAGGTAACCAAGCGTGAATCCGTCCAAAATGGACAATGCGATGAAGATGCTCAAAATAGGTTGCAAAGTGTTGCAGAATAATTGAAACCATGTTCTCTTGACCTGATAGCCAAGACCAGCTACTTAACTTTAAACACTTCCACTTTCCATCTATTACTCGACCTTTCTTGCATAGGAACATGGCAAATACATGGAAATGGTACACAAGGAACAAGTCTTGCTTGAACAAGCAGTGGATGAAGAGATTTGGTCCGTATCAGGTTGCCTGCAATAATTCCTTGATATCATATCCTTGTTGCTGAGCAAGAACAACCAGAAGTAGTGTTAGCTTTATTTCTTGACACAGCAACTTAAAAGGGCAAAATTTATCGCTCCAAGCAAACTATTTATTGGCAGCCCCCAAAGAGTCCAAACTGCAGAAAGCCAAATCTGAGTTCCAATGAAGCTTAAAAGTGACCGTCAGAAGCAAGCTATATACCTGAAGCAAGGAGAGAATGGTAAATAACCCCGAGTTCCAGAAAGCATGGATTGTGATTGGGGTTACGAGTATGAAAACCCCAGAGCAGTCCCTACGGAGATGAATAAGTCCATTTGTTTTCTGCAAAAAAGGCCGCTTTGGAATTTATCCATTGGAAAGCCAGTTACTTCAACATCAAATATCTACAGCTTAAAATGCTTCATCATCATGGCAAGGCCATTTTCCTAGTGACAGTACATGGAACTTTTGATCTAGTAACCAACGCACTCATGTTACCTAGCACAAGTAGTAGAGGAAACTCTTCATAATTTATGtgaaaaagattttataaaaaaagcataataatttttttatcaaaaaaataatttaatcgaCCAACGACAAAGTTCACACTTCACATAACACTAATTAAGCTCACATAACACTaattaagcaaaaaaagaagaaggtgtaaccttctttatcttcaaaggAATTTGGTTTGATGACActaatttagtgttttttttttttttacaaaaatgactttctaattaattaattctagaactaccattaaaaaaaaaattattaaatttttcttaacaCACCAAGCTGATACAGAAGTATGGttctaaaattatccaaaaGGGGTTTTTATTGATAAGGATTTAGTCAGGGGTGGaactagaaaattttaattggaggtGTCATCATAGAAACTATAAgtttggagagcaaatattttatttttaaaaaggctAAATGCATAAGTGTTatgaaaaatctgaaaatttaaggattaaaataaaataaaataaaataaaataaaatttaggggTGCCAATCTCCCCGAAACTTGCCATAGTTCCGCCCCTAGATTTAATCTTGATTCGAAGATATCCttatcataaaagaaagaagaatatatatatatatatcccaggAGTTCCTAAGAAAATTTATCAATGGAAAGAACGAGGGGCTTGAGATGATCAATCATCGTACGACCTAATTTTAGGTTGTTGGCCTGTCAAGAATGGCAACTTGTCTGGCACACGTGCGCACATCAACAAGAATATCTTTCTCGGGAGACCCGCATGAAAATAAATCTGATCCCCTGCCTGTACATATTATAGCCTAAATTCATCTGCATCTTATTACTGGTTGAACAGAATGCAAAGCCTACCAAGCCTTTTCTAGCAATCCTCTTTTCATTCTAAATAGTTATTGAAAAcgaaatttcttcttttctattggCCTGTGTAAAGCGTGGCCGGCTGGCCGCCATGTTGGAACttggaagagaagaaaattgttttcttaCTAATTTCTGTCGGTctcaaattgatatttataataaaaataatatctttttataatatactTATACAATTACCCttcaaataaatcaattgaATGCCTTGACAAGAGATgtcatgtataattaattaattttttaaaaaaatatctattttacaTAATGTCAAGTGCTATCATATATAtaatctaaatttgtttttcttccctCCAACATCcaattattgatttaatatctatccctttataaaatataacaaagtcTTTTACCTTTTCAATACGAGATAAAGCtccctttataaaaaaaaagaaaaagagagagagcatcAGTGCAAAAATGGCTCCTTCGAAAGACCCTTCAACACTTGTAAAGAGGCCAATTGTAAGTGATCAGGAAACATCTTAACTGCGCAAGAGCAAGAGCTCCATCATCAACCACATTGTTCACTGCATTGGCTTTTTTATGATCTACTACACAACATTACAAGATGTACATGACAGGTTTATTATCCTGTATGTAAAACGAAAAAATATTAGACACGGTATACCATCCCCACCTCCAGAGTAGATGCATGTGGTACACTTAGTGCATAGGCCGGTGCCCTGCTGTTTCTCCTCAAAAACTCGTACCCATAATTTACTACAAGCTTCTTCAGCATGCTAGACCCTTGCTTGGCTCTAACATAACAATGCCCTAGTATGTAAGCAATCCCAGCTTCCCTAGCTTCCATAAGTTCGTGCAGCTCCTCCCTAGCACCTCTGTTAATCTTCGGGCTATCTGGTACTATAAATCTAACTCTTTTCCTAGGTTGCATCACAGGTGGGGACCTAATCTCCCTCAACTCTGAGGTGCCTGCTGACTCTATTTTGTCAACATCATCCTCCCTCAATTGGATTCCATCTGTATGAGTACAACATGTTCCAACTACTGTCATTTTGTCATCTTCACTCTCCATCTCATCCCTTGCACCGTTCGGCTCAGCGTTCCCTGTGCGTATATACTCTGCTATACTACACACAAGATCCTTCTCAAACTCCATGTCATCCTTGTGAACATCACGATATCCATACCGCACAATGCACCTATATAATCTGTATTCTCTTGGGCCAATGTGCCCTATTAGAAACCGTTCCTTGGCTCTAACATGTGGAACAGGGACAGATTTGATGCAGAGGAAGACCAGGACTTGGTGGAATGCTGGAAGGTTGGTAACGAAGTGGGAGAAGATTGCTGGGATTCCAGACACCAGCTCCGTGTGTATGAGGCCAATTCCTCGAACACGCACAATACCGAGGCTGGGACCTAAGCTAAGTAGCCAGTTAATGGAGACCTTGTTTTGGACATCAAATTCGTATGCTTTGAGTGTACCATAGTGCCACACACACATAACGATCAGGAATATGAATGAGAGGGCAATAGGGACCCAGGCCCCTTCCAAGAACTTTATGAGGGAAGCTGAGAAGTAAAGAGCTTCAATTGTGCCAAAAAAGCATACAAAGCATATTGCAAGGAAGACAGTCTTGTGCCAACATAAGACGATAACCAGAGACATCAGGCATGTAGTAACTAGCATGACGGTTATAACTGCCAAACCTGTTTcaaaataagcaagaaattaaaacagTAATGAAATTTCAGTCAATCCATTCACGCAAACTGATTTTTCATGAAGCATTAAGGGAGATTTTAGAACGCTTCAGAATCAGCAGATCAATATCTTGGAATTCATTTGGATAAAACCCGAAATCCTACCATTTTAGCAAACTAAATCTAGGTGAGTTCTTTCACATTACATTAAggtttcatttaaaagttttaaatgaaTTCAAATGGACAAATCTAGCTTCTCTTTCTTGTCATATCCTTGCTACACTACTGCACAAACAGTCGATTCATGCATCTGCATACATACAATTGAATGGCTCCTCATGCAGACAGAATAGTCTATGGACTTTCATGTAATGCCCCTGCCATTTGGATGCTAGAGTTCATTGATCTTTAGACTCTTACACGTAGGATAATGGGCTCCTTCCCCACTACAGCATTCTTAGCACAAATTACTACCAGTACCATGAATTGGCTGGTGTAAAGTCTTAGCATTGAAACTTGTATAGTTAGATTTGGAAAATTCAATTCACACAATACCTCTCACATATTATCATCAAAAGAAATAATCTGATTTCGAAGAGATATGGTTGCATTCATCAAGGCCAATCTCATGGCAAATGCCCTTTGGTAGGTGGTACTGAACAACTAAGTAGCAGACATGTATTTATGATTCTTTGAATAACATGCCGCAAGCTGAAGCTAAAACCTAAAGTTCCCACAGCACAAAGGAtgtttaaataaacaaacaatatGCGTATTAGATTGCTGTGCACAGAAAAGGACCACACACTTGTGTTCAATACTGTTACGGTCATACCTGAGGCATTACCCAGACGTTTTGTGTCCCTGAAACCAATAGTAACAGCCAAGCACAACAGCATCAAAGTCCAGTTTATCTCTGGGATATAGATTTGACCATGGATTTTGGATGATGTGTGAACTATTTTGACTCTTGGGAAGCAACCCAGAGCAGAGCACTGTTTGATTATAGAGAATGTTCCAGTGATTATGGCTTGGCTTCCTACTACTGCAGCAAGGATGGCTATAACTAAAACTGGCCATCGTAATTTACCTGGAACAACAACGTTGGTAATTCTGGTCAGTCAACTTGCATAATTATCCAAAGAATTATGCTATCTGTCTTGAAATATTTGTCCCGAATGAGTTTCCTAAAAAGTACCTAGCCACTTGATGCTCGGTCTTTTGTGGGACCCACCAGTGAGATTCACCCCACCAATGGTTCACATTATTCAGGAAATTGATTCAGAAAACTTATTTCGAGGAGAATAGCATTAGTCATatcc includes:
- the LOC7474234 gene encoding potassium transporter 6, translated to MDLESGVFQNHVKKESWKTVLTLAYQSLGVVYGDLSTSPLYVYKSTFAEDIQHSETNEEIYGVLSFVFWTLTLVPLLKYVFIVLKADDNGEGGTFALYSLLCRHARINSLPNCQVADEELYEYKKDAANTCLTPTTAFGLRLKSTLEKHRVLQRFLLLLALIGTCMVIGDGVLTPALSVFSAVSGLELSMAKEHHKYVEVPVACTILICLFALQHYGTHRVGFLFAPVVLMWLLCISAIGIYNIIHWNPHVYQALSPYYMYKFLRKTQRGGWMSLGGILLCITGSEAMFADLGHFSQLSIQIAFTSLVYPSLILAYMGQAAYLSQHHVIDNDYHIGFYVSVPGKLRWPVLVIAILAAVVGSQAIITGTFSIIKQCSALGCFPRVKIVHTSSKIHGQIYIPEINWTLMLLCLAVTIGFRDTKRLGNASGLAVITVMLVTTCLMSLVIVLCWHKTVFLAICFVCFFGTIEALYFSASLIKFLEGAWVPIALSFIFLIVMCVWHYGTLKAYEFDVQNKVSINWLLSLGPSLGIVRVRGIGLIHTELVSGIPAIFSHFVTNLPAFHQVLVFLCIKSVPVPHVRAKERFLIGHIGPREYRLYRCIVRYGYRDVHKDDMEFEKDLVCSIAEYIRTGNAEPNGARDEMESEDDKMTVVGTCCTHTDGIQLREDDVDKIESAGTSELREIRSPPVMQPRKRVRFIVPDSPKINRGAREELHELMEAREAGIAYILGHCYVRAKQGSSMLKKLVVNYGYEFLRRNSRAPAYALSVPHASTLEVGMVYRV